From Plectropomus leopardus isolate mb chromosome 17, YSFRI_Pleo_2.0, whole genome shotgun sequence, a single genomic window includes:
- the trip10a gene encoding cdc42-interacting protein 4 homolog isoform X3 has protein sequence MDWGTELWDQCDIIEKHTQSGLELVEKYVKFVKERTEIEQNYAKQLRNLSKKYNLKRSSKDEPECRLSSYQSFLDILNETNDYAGQRELIAENMMMNICIDLTKYLQELKQERKTYLMEAKKAQQSLESTYKQLDSSKKRFEREWREAERAAQYAEKTDQDINATKADVEKAKQQAHMRAHVAEECKNDYAAQLQKYNKEQNQFYFTDMPLIFNKLQDLDERRVRKLAQGYILFSDTEKHVMPIIGKCLEGITKAGTNVNERNDSMVVIEQNKSGFERPGDVEFEDYSQGINRASSDSSLGTPKGPMELLGKNKSKNFWLFSKKSKPTVTEDFAHLPPEQRRKRLQQKLEEICKELQKEVDQSEALGKMKDVYEKNPQMGDPASLASQISQTSQNIERLRGELNKYETWLAEAGGRGDTLRYKTHTFNNNGAHDVLSPDGAHSDESTPDPSQAIYAEFDDDFEDEELTTPIGKCTAMYSFPGASEGTISMQEGEVLAVVEEDKGDGWTRVRRNNGDEGYIPTSYVTINLNK, from the exons GACCAATGTGACATCATTGAGAAGCACACTCAGTCTGGCCTGGAGCTGGTGGAGAAGTATGTGAAATTTGTGAAAGAGAGGACAGAGATTGAGCAAAACTATGCCAAACAACTGAG GAACCTTTCAAAGAAATACAACCTGAAACGAAGTAGCAAAGATGAACCAGAGTGCAG GTTGTCCAGCTACCAGTCGTTTTTGGACATCCTGAATGAGACGAACGACTACGCGGGGCAGAGGGAGCTGATTGCTGAGAACATGATGATGAACATTTGCATTGATCTCACCAAGTACCTGCAAGAGTTAAAGCAGGAACGAAAGACG TATCTGATGGAGGCCAAGAAGGCCCAGCAGAGTTTGGAGAGCACCTACAAGCAGCTCGACAGT agTAAAAAGCGCTTTGAGAGGGAGTGGAGAGAAGCGGAGCGGGCAGCACAGTATGCAGAAAAGACTGATCAAGACATCAATGCCACAAAGGCAGAcgttgaaaaa GCCAAACAGCAGGCTCATATGAGAGCACATGTAGCGGAGGAGTGCAAAAACGACTACGCTGCTCAGCTTCAGAAGTACAACAAGGAGCAGAACCAGTTCTATTTTACTGATATGCCACTTATTTTCAAT AAACTGCAGGATCTGGATGAGAGGCGAGTACGGAAGTTGGCGCAAGGCTACATCTTGTTCTCAGACACAGAGAAGCATGTGATGCCTATCATCGGCAAGTGCCTGGAAGGCATTACTAAAGCCGGCACTAATGTTAATGAGAGGAAT GACTCCATGGTTGTAATAGAGCAGAACAAGTCGGGCTTTGAACGTCCTGGAGATGTGGAGTTTGAGGACTACAGTCAGGGCATCAACCGAGCCTCGTCTGACAGCAGCCTGGGCACGCCTAAAGGCCCCATGGAACTTCTGGGGAAGAATAAGAGCAAAAACTTTTGGCTTTTCAGCAAAAAGAGTAAG CCTACAGTGACAGAGGACTTCGCGCATCTTCCTCCAGAGCAGCGCAGGAAGAGGTTACAACAGAAGCTAGAGGAAATTTGCAAAGAGCTGCAAAAAGAAGTAGatcagag tGAGGCCCTGGGGAAAATGAAAGATGTTTATGAGAAAAATCCTCAAATGGGAGACCCTGCTAGTCTGGCATCTCAAATCAGCCAGACGTCCCAGAATATAGAGCGGCTCAGAGGAGAGCTCAACAAGTATGAG ACTTGGCTGGCTGAGGCAGGAGGTCGAGGCGACACATTGCGCTATAAAACTCACACATTCAACAACAACGGCGCTCACGATGTACTCAG ccCTGATGGAGCTCACTCCGATGAAAGCACTCCTGATCCCTCCCAGGCCATCTACGCTGAGTTTGATGATGACTTTGAGGATGAGGAACTAACCACTCCTATTGGGAAATGCACAGCCATGTACAGCTTTCCTG gtgcCAGTGAAGGGACCATCTCTATGCAGGAGGGTGAGGTGCTGGCCGTGGTAGAGGAGGACAAAGGGGATGGCTGGACCCGTGTCCGTAGAAACAATGGGGACGAGGGCTACATACCTACATCTTATGTCACCATCAACCTTAACAAATGA
- the trip10a gene encoding cdc42-interacting protein 4 homolog isoform X2 codes for MDWGTELWDQCDIIEKHTQSGLELVEKYVKFVKERTEIEQNYAKQLRNLSKKYNLKRSSKDEPECRLSSYQSFLDILNETNDYAGQRELIAENMMMNICIDLTKYLQELKQERKTYLMEAKKAQQSLESTYKQLDSSKKRFEREWREAERAAQYAEKTDQDINATKADVEKAKQQAHMRAHVAEECKNDYAAQLQKYNKEQNQFYFTDMPLIFNKLQDLDERRVRKLAQGYILFSDTEKHVMPIIGKCLEGITKAGTNVNERNDSMVVIEQNKSGFERPGDVEFEDYSQGINRASSDSSLGTPKGPMELLGKNKSKNFWLFSKKSKLSPSTLPPFSTPPAPSPANGPPSPKFGRDPLSYCLKEINKTVKPRISSFRTLRRSPTVTEDFAHLPPEQRRKRLQQKLEEICKELQKEVDQSEALGKMKDVYEKNPQMGDPASLASQISQTSQNIERLRGELNKYETWLAEAGGRGDTLRYKTHTFNNNGAHDVLSPDGAHSDESTPDPSQAIYAEFDDDFEDEELTTPIGKCTAMYSFPGASEGTISMQEGEVLAVVEEDKGDGWTRVRRNNGDEGYIPTSYVTINLNK; via the exons GACCAATGTGACATCATTGAGAAGCACACTCAGTCTGGCCTGGAGCTGGTGGAGAAGTATGTGAAATTTGTGAAAGAGAGGACAGAGATTGAGCAAAACTATGCCAAACAACTGAG GAACCTTTCAAAGAAATACAACCTGAAACGAAGTAGCAAAGATGAACCAGAGTGCAG GTTGTCCAGCTACCAGTCGTTTTTGGACATCCTGAATGAGACGAACGACTACGCGGGGCAGAGGGAGCTGATTGCTGAGAACATGATGATGAACATTTGCATTGATCTCACCAAGTACCTGCAAGAGTTAAAGCAGGAACGAAAGACG TATCTGATGGAGGCCAAGAAGGCCCAGCAGAGTTTGGAGAGCACCTACAAGCAGCTCGACAGT agTAAAAAGCGCTTTGAGAGGGAGTGGAGAGAAGCGGAGCGGGCAGCACAGTATGCAGAAAAGACTGATCAAGACATCAATGCCACAAAGGCAGAcgttgaaaaa GCCAAACAGCAGGCTCATATGAGAGCACATGTAGCGGAGGAGTGCAAAAACGACTACGCTGCTCAGCTTCAGAAGTACAACAAGGAGCAGAACCAGTTCTATTTTACTGATATGCCACTTATTTTCAAT AAACTGCAGGATCTGGATGAGAGGCGAGTACGGAAGTTGGCGCAAGGCTACATCTTGTTCTCAGACACAGAGAAGCATGTGATGCCTATCATCGGCAAGTGCCTGGAAGGCATTACTAAAGCCGGCACTAATGTTAATGAGAGGAAT GACTCCATGGTTGTAATAGAGCAGAACAAGTCGGGCTTTGAACGTCCTGGAGATGTGGAGTTTGAGGACTACAGTCAGGGCATCAACCGAGCCTCGTCTGACAGCAGCCTGGGCACGCCTAAAGGCCCCATGGAACTTCTGGGGAAGAATAAGAGCAAAAACTTTTGGCTTTTCAGCAAAAAGAGTAAG CTCTCTCCCTCCACGCTCCCACCTTTTTCCACACCCCCCGCCCCCTCGCCCGCTAACGGACCCCCTTCCCCCAAGTTTGGCCGGGATCCCCTGTCGTACTGTTTGAAGGAGATCAATAAGACAGTCAAACCCAGAATCTCTTCCTTCCGGACACTCAGGAGATCG CCTACAGTGACAGAGGACTTCGCGCATCTTCCTCCAGAGCAGCGCAGGAAGAGGTTACAACAGAAGCTAGAGGAAATTTGCAAAGAGCTGCAAAAAGAAGTAGatcagag tGAGGCCCTGGGGAAAATGAAAGATGTTTATGAGAAAAATCCTCAAATGGGAGACCCTGCTAGTCTGGCATCTCAAATCAGCCAGACGTCCCAGAATATAGAGCGGCTCAGAGGAGAGCTCAACAAGTATGAG ACTTGGCTGGCTGAGGCAGGAGGTCGAGGCGACACATTGCGCTATAAAACTCACACATTCAACAACAACGGCGCTCACGATGTACTCAG ccCTGATGGAGCTCACTCCGATGAAAGCACTCCTGATCCCTCCCAGGCCATCTACGCTGAGTTTGATGATGACTTTGAGGATGAGGAACTAACCACTCCTATTGGGAAATGCACAGCCATGTACAGCTTTCCTG gtgcCAGTGAAGGGACCATCTCTATGCAGGAGGGTGAGGTGCTGGCCGTGGTAGAGGAGGACAAAGGGGATGGCTGGACCCGTGTCCGTAGAAACAATGGGGACGAGGGCTACATACCTACATCTTATGTCACCATCAACCTTAACAAATGA
- the trip10a gene encoding cdc42-interacting protein 4 homolog isoform X1, with protein sequence MDWGTELWDQCDIIEKHTQSGLELVEKYVKFVKERTEIEQNYAKQLRNLSKKYNLKRSSKDEPECRLSSYQSFLDILNETNDYAGQRELIAENMMMNICIDLTKYLQELKQERKTYLMEAKKAQQSLESTYKQLDSSKKRFEREWREAERAAQYAEKTDQDINATKADVEKAKQQAHMRAHVAEECKNDYAAQLQKYNKEQNQFYFTDMPLIFNKLQDLDERRVRKLAQGYILFSDTEKHVMPIIGKCLEGITKAGTNVNERNDSMVVIEQNKSGFERPGDVEFEDYSQGINRASSDSSLGTPKGPMELLGKNKSKNFWLFSKKSKLSPSTLPPFSTPPAPSPANGPPSPKFGRDPLSYCLKEINKTVKPRISSFRTLRRSKFTPERMMPTVTEDFAHLPPEQRRKRLQQKLEEICKELQKEVDQSEALGKMKDVYEKNPQMGDPASLASQISQTSQNIERLRGELNKYETWLAEAGGRGDTLRYKTHTFNNNGAHDVLSPDGAHSDESTPDPSQAIYAEFDDDFEDEELTTPIGKCTAMYSFPGASEGTISMQEGEVLAVVEEDKGDGWTRVRRNNGDEGYIPTSYVTINLNK encoded by the exons GACCAATGTGACATCATTGAGAAGCACACTCAGTCTGGCCTGGAGCTGGTGGAGAAGTATGTGAAATTTGTGAAAGAGAGGACAGAGATTGAGCAAAACTATGCCAAACAACTGAG GAACCTTTCAAAGAAATACAACCTGAAACGAAGTAGCAAAGATGAACCAGAGTGCAG GTTGTCCAGCTACCAGTCGTTTTTGGACATCCTGAATGAGACGAACGACTACGCGGGGCAGAGGGAGCTGATTGCTGAGAACATGATGATGAACATTTGCATTGATCTCACCAAGTACCTGCAAGAGTTAAAGCAGGAACGAAAGACG TATCTGATGGAGGCCAAGAAGGCCCAGCAGAGTTTGGAGAGCACCTACAAGCAGCTCGACAGT agTAAAAAGCGCTTTGAGAGGGAGTGGAGAGAAGCGGAGCGGGCAGCACAGTATGCAGAAAAGACTGATCAAGACATCAATGCCACAAAGGCAGAcgttgaaaaa GCCAAACAGCAGGCTCATATGAGAGCACATGTAGCGGAGGAGTGCAAAAACGACTACGCTGCTCAGCTTCAGAAGTACAACAAGGAGCAGAACCAGTTCTATTTTACTGATATGCCACTTATTTTCAAT AAACTGCAGGATCTGGATGAGAGGCGAGTACGGAAGTTGGCGCAAGGCTACATCTTGTTCTCAGACACAGAGAAGCATGTGATGCCTATCATCGGCAAGTGCCTGGAAGGCATTACTAAAGCCGGCACTAATGTTAATGAGAGGAAT GACTCCATGGTTGTAATAGAGCAGAACAAGTCGGGCTTTGAACGTCCTGGAGATGTGGAGTTTGAGGACTACAGTCAGGGCATCAACCGAGCCTCGTCTGACAGCAGCCTGGGCACGCCTAAAGGCCCCATGGAACTTCTGGGGAAGAATAAGAGCAAAAACTTTTGGCTTTTCAGCAAAAAGAGTAAG CTCTCTCCCTCCACGCTCCCACCTTTTTCCACACCCCCCGCCCCCTCGCCCGCTAACGGACCCCCTTCCCCCAAGTTTGGCCGGGATCCCCTGTCGTACTGTTTGAAGGAGATCAATAAGACAGTCAAACCCAGAATCTCTTCCTTCCGGACACTCAGGAGATCG aAGTTCACTCCAGAGAGGATGATG CCTACAGTGACAGAGGACTTCGCGCATCTTCCTCCAGAGCAGCGCAGGAAGAGGTTACAACAGAAGCTAGAGGAAATTTGCAAAGAGCTGCAAAAAGAAGTAGatcagag tGAGGCCCTGGGGAAAATGAAAGATGTTTATGAGAAAAATCCTCAAATGGGAGACCCTGCTAGTCTGGCATCTCAAATCAGCCAGACGTCCCAGAATATAGAGCGGCTCAGAGGAGAGCTCAACAAGTATGAG ACTTGGCTGGCTGAGGCAGGAGGTCGAGGCGACACATTGCGCTATAAAACTCACACATTCAACAACAACGGCGCTCACGATGTACTCAG ccCTGATGGAGCTCACTCCGATGAAAGCACTCCTGATCCCTCCCAGGCCATCTACGCTGAGTTTGATGATGACTTTGAGGATGAGGAACTAACCACTCCTATTGGGAAATGCACAGCCATGTACAGCTTTCCTG gtgcCAGTGAAGGGACCATCTCTATGCAGGAGGGTGAGGTGCTGGCCGTGGTAGAGGAGGACAAAGGGGATGGCTGGACCCGTGTCCGTAGAAACAATGGGGACGAGGGCTACATACCTACATCTTATGTCACCATCAACCTTAACAAATGA